The Oxyura jamaicensis isolate SHBP4307 breed ruddy duck chromosome 24, BPBGC_Ojam_1.0, whole genome shotgun sequence genome contains a region encoding:
- the IFT46 gene encoding intraflagellar transport protein 46 homolog isoform X1 translates to MATAGGAPSGHRAAEGSGAGPRPAAQHRLLENQPYDESLDLPQAEEPGGAAGSASPPRGSRRPGLPCSAGGVQESGGGEQDAAARPALPAALSEDDDDDDDDSEDSSGSDSEDDSEEHGAPADGDYNLADYDYLPVSPEIKELFEYITRYTPKTIEIEHKLQPFIPDFIPAVGDIDAFLKVPRPDGKSDNLGLLVLDEPSTKQSDPTVLSLWLTENSKQHNITQQIKVKSVENAEKNPKAIDSWIESISELHRCKPPATVHYTRPMPDIETLMQEWSPEFEELLGKVGLPTAEMNCDLAEYVDMICAILDIPVYKSRIQPLHVLFSLYSEFKNSQHFKPMAEGKKARSSPSNTPSQAAEVEVLSFT, encoded by the exons ATGGCGACGGCGGGGGGCGCCCCGTCGGGGCACCGGGCggcggaggggagcggggccgggccgcgccccgccgcccaGCACCGGCTGCTGGAGAACCAGCCGTACGACGAGAGCCTGGACCTGCCCCAGGCCGAAGAgccgggcggcgcggcggggagcGCGAGCCCCCCGCGGGGCTCCCGCCggccggggctgccctgctCGGCTGGCGGCGTCCAGGagagcggcggcggcgag CAGGACGCCGCGGCCCGGCCggccctccccgccgccctcaGCGAGgacgacgacgacgacgacgacgacTCGGAGGACTCCTCTGGGAGCGACTCGGAGGACGACTCGGAGGAGCACGGAGCCCCGGCGGACGG TGACTACAATCTAGCCGATTACGACTACCTGCCGGTATCTCCTGAAATTAAAGAACTCTTTGAATACATAACGAG gtACACTCCAAAAACAATAGAGATTGAGCACAAACTGCAGCCCTTTATTCCAGACTTTATTCCTGCTGTTGGAGACATTGATGCGTTCCTAAAG GTCCCACGTCCAGATGGCAAGTCTGATAACCTCGGCTTACTGGTCCTAGATGAGCCGTCAACGAAGCAGTCAGATCCCACAGTGCTTTCTCTTTGGCTAACGGAGAATTCCAAACAGCACAACATCACA caGCAGATAAAAGTGAAGAGTGTGGAGAATGCAGAAAAGAACCCCAAAGCCATTGACAGCTGGATTGAAAGTATCAGCGAACTACACCGCTGCAAGCCTCCGGCCACTGTTCACTATACCCG GCCCATGCCTGACATAGAGACCCTCATGCAGGAGTGGTCACCTGAGTTTGAGGAGCTCTTGGGAAAG GTGGGCCTCCCAACTGCAGAGATGAACTGTGACCTGGCTGAATATGTTGACATGATATGTG CCATTCTGGACATCCCTGTGTACAAGAGTCGGATCCAGCCTCTGCATGTACTTTTCTCGCTCTACTCAGAGTTCAAGAACTCACAA CATTTCAAGCCTATGGCTGAAGGGAAGAAGGCTAGGAGCTCTCCATCCAACACACCTTCACAAGCAGCAGAAGTGGAAGTATTAAGCTTTACTTGA
- the IFT46 gene encoding intraflagellar transport protein 46 homolog isoform X3, with the protein MATAGGAPSGHRAAEGSGAGPRPAAQHRLLENQPYDESLDLPQAEEPGGAAGSASPPRGSRRPGLPCSAGGVQESGGGEQDAAARPALPAALSEDDDDDDDDSEDSSGSDSEDDSEEHGAPADGDYNLADYDYLPVSPEIKELFEYITRYTPKTIEIEHKLQPFIPDFIPAVGDIDAFLKVPRPDGKSDNLGLLVLDEPSTKQSDPTVLSLWLTENSKQHNITQIKVKSVENAEKNPKAIDSWIESISELHRCKPPATVHYTRPMPDIETLMQEWSPEFEELLGKVGLPTAEMNCDLAEYVDMICAILDIPVYKSRIQPLHVLFSLYSEFKNSQHFKPMAEGKKARSSPSNTPSQAAEVEVLSFT; encoded by the exons ATGGCGACGGCGGGGGGCGCCCCGTCGGGGCACCGGGCggcggaggggagcggggccgggccgcgccccgccgcccaGCACCGGCTGCTGGAGAACCAGCCGTACGACGAGAGCCTGGACCTGCCCCAGGCCGAAGAgccgggcggcgcggcggggagcGCGAGCCCCCCGCGGGGCTCCCGCCggccggggctgccctgctCGGCTGGCGGCGTCCAGGagagcggcggcggcgag CAGGACGCCGCGGCCCGGCCggccctccccgccgccctcaGCGAGgacgacgacgacgacgacgacgacTCGGAGGACTCCTCTGGGAGCGACTCGGAGGACGACTCGGAGGAGCACGGAGCCCCGGCGGACGG TGACTACAATCTAGCCGATTACGACTACCTGCCGGTATCTCCTGAAATTAAAGAACTCTTTGAATACATAACGAG gtACACTCCAAAAACAATAGAGATTGAGCACAAACTGCAGCCCTTTATTCCAGACTTTATTCCTGCTGTTGGAGACATTGATGCGTTCCTAAAG GTCCCACGTCCAGATGGCAAGTCTGATAACCTCGGCTTACTGGTCCTAGATGAGCCGTCAACGAAGCAGTCAGATCCCACAGTGCTTTCTCTTTGGCTAACGGAGAATTCCAAACAGCACAACATCACA CAGATAAAAGTGAAGAGTGTGGAGAATGCAGAAAAGAACCCCAAAGCCATTGACAGCTGGATTGAAAGTATCAGCGAACTACACCGCTGCAAGCCTCCGGCCACTGTTCACTATACCCG GCCCATGCCTGACATAGAGACCCTCATGCAGGAGTGGTCACCTGAGTTTGAGGAGCTCTTGGGAAAG GTGGGCCTCCCAACTGCAGAGATGAACTGTGACCTGGCTGAATATGTTGACATGATATGTG CCATTCTGGACATCCCTGTGTACAAGAGTCGGATCCAGCCTCTGCATGTACTTTTCTCGCTCTACTCAGAGTTCAAGAACTCACAA CATTTCAAGCCTATGGCTGAAGGGAAGAAGGCTAGGAGCTCTCCATCCAACACACCTTCACAAGCAGCAGAAGTGGAAGTATTAAGCTTTACTTGA
- the IFT46 gene encoding intraflagellar transport protein 46 homolog isoform X2 has translation MATAGGAPSGHRAAEGSGAGPRPAAQHRLLENQPYDESLDLPQAEEPGGAAGSASPPRGSRRPGLPCSAGGVQESGGGEDAAARPALPAALSEDDDDDDDDSEDSSGSDSEDDSEEHGAPADGDYNLADYDYLPVSPEIKELFEYITRYTPKTIEIEHKLQPFIPDFIPAVGDIDAFLKVPRPDGKSDNLGLLVLDEPSTKQSDPTVLSLWLTENSKQHNITQQIKVKSVENAEKNPKAIDSWIESISELHRCKPPATVHYTRPMPDIETLMQEWSPEFEELLGKVGLPTAEMNCDLAEYVDMICAILDIPVYKSRIQPLHVLFSLYSEFKNSQHFKPMAEGKKARSSPSNTPSQAAEVEVLSFT, from the exons ATGGCGACGGCGGGGGGCGCCCCGTCGGGGCACCGGGCggcggaggggagcggggccgggccgcgccccgccgcccaGCACCGGCTGCTGGAGAACCAGCCGTACGACGAGAGCCTGGACCTGCCCCAGGCCGAAGAgccgggcggcgcggcggggagcGCGAGCCCCCCGCGGGGCTCCCGCCggccggggctgccctgctCGGCTGGCGGCGTCCAGGagagcggcggcggcgag GACGCCGCGGCCCGGCCggccctccccgccgccctcaGCGAGgacgacgacgacgacgacgacgacTCGGAGGACTCCTCTGGGAGCGACTCGGAGGACGACTCGGAGGAGCACGGAGCCCCGGCGGACGG TGACTACAATCTAGCCGATTACGACTACCTGCCGGTATCTCCTGAAATTAAAGAACTCTTTGAATACATAACGAG gtACACTCCAAAAACAATAGAGATTGAGCACAAACTGCAGCCCTTTATTCCAGACTTTATTCCTGCTGTTGGAGACATTGATGCGTTCCTAAAG GTCCCACGTCCAGATGGCAAGTCTGATAACCTCGGCTTACTGGTCCTAGATGAGCCGTCAACGAAGCAGTCAGATCCCACAGTGCTTTCTCTTTGGCTAACGGAGAATTCCAAACAGCACAACATCACA caGCAGATAAAAGTGAAGAGTGTGGAGAATGCAGAAAAGAACCCCAAAGCCATTGACAGCTGGATTGAAAGTATCAGCGAACTACACCGCTGCAAGCCTCCGGCCACTGTTCACTATACCCG GCCCATGCCTGACATAGAGACCCTCATGCAGGAGTGGTCACCTGAGTTTGAGGAGCTCTTGGGAAAG GTGGGCCTCCCAACTGCAGAGATGAACTGTGACCTGGCTGAATATGTTGACATGATATGTG CCATTCTGGACATCCCTGTGTACAAGAGTCGGATCCAGCCTCTGCATGTACTTTTCTCGCTCTACTCAGAGTTCAAGAACTCACAA CATTTCAAGCCTATGGCTGAAGGGAAGAAGGCTAGGAGCTCTCCATCCAACACACCTTCACAAGCAGCAGAAGTGGAAGTATTAAGCTTTACTTGA
- the ARCN1 gene encoding coatomer subunit delta has product MVLLAAAVCTKAGKAIVSRQFVEMTRTRIEGLLAAFPKLMNTGKQHTFVETESVRYVYQPMEKLYMVLITTKNSNILEDLETLRLFSRVIPEYCRALEEHEISEHCFDLIFAFDEIVALGYRENVNLAQIRTFTEMDSHEEKVFRAVRETQEREAKAEMRRKAKELQQARRDAERQGKKAPGFGGFGSSAVSGGTTAAMITETIIETEKPKVAPAPSRPSGPSKALKLGAKGKEVDNFVDKLKSEGENIMTSVGKRSTEAAKVLAPPVNMESVHMKIEEKISLTCGRDGGLQNMELHGMIMLHISDEKFARIRLHVENEDKRGVQLQTHPNVDKKLFTAESQIGLKNPEKSFPINSDVGVLKWRLQTTEESFIPLTINCWPSESGNSCDVNIEYELQEESLELNDVIITIPLPSGVGAPVIGEIDGEYRHDSRRNLLEWCLPVIDAKNKSGSLEFSIAGQPNDFFPVQVSFISKKNYCNIQVTKVTQVDGNSPVRFSTETTFVVDKYEIL; this is encoded by the exons ATG GTGCTTTTGGCGGCTGCCGTCTGCACAAAGGCGGGGAAGGCCATCGTCTCCCGGCAGTTCGTGGAGATGACCCGGACCCGCATcgaggggctgctggcagctttcCCAAAACTCATGAACACTGGGAAGCAGCACACTTTCGTGGAAACAGAGAGTGTGCGGTATGTGTATCAGCCGATGGAGAAGCTCTACATGGTGCTGATCACCACCAAAAACAGCAATATCCTGGAAGACCTGGAAACACTCCGACTTTTCTCTAGAGTG ATCCCTGAATATTGTCGAGCCTTGGAGGAGCATGAGATCTCTGAACACTGTTTTGACCTGATTTTTGCCTTTGATGAAATCGTTGCCCTGGGCTACCGTGAGAACGTAAACCTGGCACAAATTCGGACCTTCACTGAGATGGActcacatgaagaaaaagtgttCCGAGCTGTCCGAGAG ACTCAGGAACGAGAAGCAAAAGCTGAGATGCGCCGTAAAGCGAAGGAGTTGCAGCAGGCTAGAAGGGATGCAGAGAGACAAGGCAAAAAGGCACCTGGTTTTGGTGGCTTTGGCAGTTCAGCTGTGTCTGGGGGCACAACAGCAGCAATGATCACAGAGACCATCATTGAAACGGAGAAGCCCAAAGTGGCACCAGCACCTTCCAG GCCTTCAGGTCCTAGTAAAGCTCTGAAACTTGGCGCTAAAGGGAAGGAGGTGGACAACTTTGTGGACAAACTGAAATCGGAAGGAGAAAATATCATGACTTCCGTAGGCAAACGCTCTACAGAAGCAGCCAAAGTTCTTGCACCACCCGTTAACATGGAAAG TGTGCACATGAAAATAGAGGAGAAAATTTCTTTGACTTGTGGCCGTGATGGAGGGTTACAGAATATGGAGCTGCATGGCATGATCATGCTGCACATCTCTGATGAAAAATTTGCACGGATTCGCCTGCAtgtagaaaatgaagacaagagGGGAGTGCAGTTACAG ACTCACCCAAATgtggacaaaaagctttttaCTGCAGAATCGCAGATTGGTTTGAAGAACCCAGAGAAATCATTCCCTATTAACAGTGATGTGGGTGTGCTGAAGTGGAGGTTGCAGACCACGGAAGAGTCCTTCATTCCATTGACAA TTAACTGCTGGCCATCAGAAAGTGGGAACAGTTGCGATGTTAACATTGAATATGAGTTGCAAGAGGAGAGCCTAGAATTGAATGATGTGATCATCACAATCCCTTTACC GTCTGGTGTCGGTGCCCCAGTGATTGGGGAAATAGATGGCGAGTATCGCCATGACAGCCGGAGAAATCTCCTTGAGTGGTGCCTGCCAGTGATAGATGCCAAAAACAAGAGTGGCAGCCTGGAGTTCAGCATAGCAGGGCAGCCAAATGACTTCTTTCCAGTGCAAGTCTCCTTCATCTCCAAAAAGAACTATTGCAACATACAG GTTACCAAAGTGACCCAGGTAGATGGGAACAGCCCTGTAAGGTTTTCTACTGAAACCACCTTCGTGGTGGACAAGTACGAAATCCTGTAA